Proteins encoded within one genomic window of Triticum aestivum cultivar Chinese Spring chromosome 2D, IWGSC CS RefSeq v2.1, whole genome shotgun sequence:
- the LOC123054792 gene encoding PHD finger-like domain-containing protein 5A: MAKHHPDLIMCRKQPGIAIGRLCEKCDGKCVICDSYVRPCTLVRVCDECNYGSFQGRCVICGGVGISDAYYCKECTQQEKDRDGCPKIVNLGSAKTDLFYERKKYGFKKR, translated from the coding sequence ATGGCGAAGCATCACCCCGATCTGATCATGTGCCGGAAGCAGCCCGGCATCGCCATCGGCCGCCTGTGTGAGAAGTGCGACGGCAAGTGCGTCATCTGCGACTCGTACGTGCGCCCCTGCACCCTCGTCCGCGTCTGCGACGAGTGCAACTACGGCTCGTTCCAGGGGAGGTGCGTCATCTGCGGAGGGGTGGGCATCTCGGACGCCTACTACTGCAAGGAGTGCACGCAGCAGGAGAAGGACCGCGACGGGTGCCCCAAGATCGTGAACCTGGGGAGCGCCAAGACCGACCTCTTCTACGAGCGCAAGAAGTACGGTTTTAAGAAGCGATAG
- the LOC123054790 gene encoding zinc finger CCCH domain-containing protein 30 codes for MGSRRSRRVSWATGPSLCKVRLFISEDSPSQAGLRPQDNLQAKGSASLMHAASPSSDDSLPPGFESLQPTNDLKIDISQIPLIRWKCPPHILLNPNWHLASGEESREIAVQNERMFGVLEAIYPRASNIPPNPFVSPDVKDSHYDDSGTPLVPVIPVEDDDASDQSEGPLLDQPNDYHQFDNYGPAEINGLQVSNTPITPAQQQPGGSTGVEADVLAAASAAYTAIMQSNQKGSMVDRDLLVKILSDPVQVERLMKEYNQIRNEQSTSSSVVAPMPPCPPPQMTMTAPASYSNHMTTFQNTNSTLPPPSPMAPLPMMNRPPQGYPPVPMNHPPGSSPAMNLPPAAMNHRPGSNPPMSHPPGSNPPMSRPPGSNPPMSRPPGSNPPMSRPPGSNPAMSHPPGSNPAMSHPLGSNPAMSHAPGSNPAMSYPPGSSSPAMNFSGAPPRAINYYKTLIHQHGGERQESFEQHGRQFGMYHQSVPPQTNGIDAMNGASMVNRDTKTRPTRPCAYFNGPRGCRNGANCTFLHDSSATSRQQEQQNGSKRIKLDSRITGRN; via the exons ATGGGGTCGCGGCGGTCGCGGCGCGTTTCGTGGGCCACCGGACCCAGCCTCTGCAAG GTAAGGCTGTTCATATCTGAGGATTCCCCTTCTCAAGCTGGATTAAGACCTCAAGACAATCTCCAAGCAAAAGGCTCAGCATCCTTAATGCATGCTGCTAGCCCGAGTTCAGATGATTCCCTGCCTCCGGGTTTTGAGTCACTGCAGCCAACCAATGACCTCAAAATTGACATATCTCAAATTCCTCTTATTAGGTGGAAATGCCCACCACAT ATATTGCTGAACCCAAACTGGCACCTTGCCTCTGGAGAAGAAAGCAGGGAGATTGCTGTACAAAATGAGAGAATGTTTGGAGTGCTTGAGGCTATTTATCCACGTGCATCGAACATTCCTCCaaa CCCATTTGTTTCTCCTGATGTGAAAGACTCCCATTATGATGACTCCGGAACCCCATTGGTTCCTGTGATCCCTGTCGAAGATGATGATGCTTCAGATCAGTCGGAAGGACCATTGCTTGATCAACCAAACGATTACCATCAGTTCGATAACTATGGCCCTGCAGAAATCAATGGGCTGCAAGTGTCAAATACTCCAATTACTCCTGCACAACAGCAGCCTGGTGGATCCACTGGCGTTGAAGCTGATGTGTTGGCTGCAGCCTCTGCTGCATACACTGCAATAATGCAGAGCAACCAAAAGGGAAGTATGGTTGACCGAGATCTACTTGTTAAAATACTAAGTGATCCTGTACAAGTTGAGAGGTTAATGAAAGAATACAACCAAATTAGAAATGAACAATCTACTAGTAGTTCTGTTGTTGCCCCAATGCCACCGTGTCCACCCCCCCAAATGACAATGACTGCCCCTGCCTCATATTCCAATCATATGACAACTTTCCAGAACACAAATTCCACCCTGCCACCTCCATCACCAATGGCCCCACTGCCAATGATGAATCGACCGCCTCAAGGATATCCTCCAGTTCCCATGAATCATCCACCCGGTTCTAGTCCAGCTATGAATCTTCCACCGGCAGCTATGAATCATCGACCAGGTTCAAATCCACCTATGAGTCATCCACCAGGTTCAAATCCACCTATGAGTCGTCCACCAGGTTCCAATCCACCTATGAGTCGTCCACCAGGTTCAAATCCACCTATGAGTCGTCCACCGGGGTCAAATCCAGCTATGAGTCATCCACCGGGTTCAAATCCAGCTATGAGTCATCCATTGGGCTCAAATCCAGCTATGAGTCATGCACCGGGTTCAAATCCAGCTATGAGTTATCCACCGGGTTCAAGTAGTCCAGCTATGAATTTTTCAGGTGCTCCACCAAGGGCTATCAACTATTACAAAACCCTTATCCATCAGCATGGTGGTGAGAGGCAGGAATCATTTGAACAACATGGAAGGCAGTTTGGAATGTACCATCAATCTGTTCCTCCCCAAACTAATGGTATTGATGCTATGAACGGTGCTTCTATGGTGAACAGAGATACGAAAACGAGGCCAACAAGACCATGTGCCTACTTCAACGGCCCGAGAGGGTGTCGCAACGGAGCTAATTGCACGTTTCTACATGACTCATCTGCCACTTCAAGGCAGCAGGAGCAACAGAACGGCTCGAAAAGGATAAAGTTAGACAGCAGAATAACTGGTCGAAATTGA